The window ttgacatattccattcaaccacacccaaggtgagttattccaattcctttattgtccaggacaatatattcacaatatcttgaaaacagaaattaaacattcccatttgatttcagacagtaacatattctgttagtttgttctttattgtcaatgtcaggctggtgttgttttccttggagcaaaggaggttgaggggagatttgatagaggtggacaaggttctgacaggtttagataaggtggacaaagaaaagctgttcccattagctgatgggacaaggacgaggggggacacagatttcttgttttgggtcagagatgcaagagagggggagtggggggcgggggggggggggggggggcggtggagatgtgaggaagaatattctgatgcagtgaatggtgatgacctggaactcgctgcctacgagggtggaggaagtagcgacaataaacaattaaaaaggaaattggatgggcatttgggatgttccaaacagaatgaagaacaaagaaaattacagcacaggaacaagccctttggccctccaagcctggagcaaccatgctgcccgtctgaactaaaaccccctacctttccggggaccatatccctctgttcctatgctattcatatatttgtcaagacacatcttaaaagtcactgccgtatctgcttccactaccttccccggcaacgggttccaggcacccaccacgctctgtgtaaaaaacctgccttgtacatctcctttaaaccttgcccctcgcaccttaaacctatgcctctcgtaattgactcttccaccctgggaaaaagcgtctgattatccactctgtccatgaccctcataatcttgtagacttctatcaggtcgcccccctcaacctccgttgttccagtgagaacaaaccaagtttctccaacctctcctcatagctaatgctaccaggcaacatcctggtaaatattttccataccctctccaaagcccccacttccttctggtagtgtggtgaccagaaatgaacactagattccacgtgcggtctaactaaggttctataaagctgcaacatgacttaccaatttttaaactcaatgccccggccgaagaaggcaagcatgccgtatgccttcttgattatcttctccacctcattgccactttcaataacctgtgcacctgtacacccagatccctctgcctatgaatactctgaagggttctccattgactgtatatttcccatctgtattagaccttccaaaatgcattacctcacatttgtccggattaaacttcatctgccatctctctgcccaagtctccaactgatctatatcctgctgtatcctctgccagtccccatcgctatccgcaattccaccaacctttgtgtcgtccacaaacttaccaatcaaaccagttacattttcctccaaatcatttatatatattacaaacagcaaaagtcccagcactgatccctgaggaacgtcacttgtcacagccctccattcagaaatgtatctttgcactgccaacctctgttttcttctgactcaatatctctaaacttcctaacaccctgtcactctgtgatccttgtgacatttgaaaccaggtattcacaaaaaggttcaaagagcatcagcccactggaggctgagaccggccagtccagcacaaagaaaccctctgacccttcccattgaccaactgtgagaatgaacaaaatgcaatcctggatgcaactgagagcagaaacaataacagcagaatccaacccctgtcatcactcgtgaactcgctggtgtctcagcagccgggatgaaacgctgaaacccttcccacactgagagcaggtgaatggcctctccccagtgtgaactggctgatgtgtccgcagggtggatgaccgagtgaagcccttcccacactgagagcaggtgaatggtttctcccctgtgtgaactcgctggtgtgtccgcaggtcgggtaaccgagtgaatcccttcccacactgagagcaggtgaacggcctctccccagtgtgaactcgctggtgtgtctgcaggctggataactgagtgaatcccttcccacactgagagcaggtgaatggcctctccccagtgtgaactcgctggtgtgtctgcaggctggataactgagtgaatcccttcccacactgagagcaggtgaatggcctctccccagtgtgaactcgctggtgtgtccgcaggtgggatgactgaatgaatcccttcccacattgagagcaggtgaatggtctctccccagtgtgaactcgttggtgtgtccgtaagctggagaactgattaaatcccttctcacactgagggcagatgaacagcctctccccagtgtggctgcgccgatgagcttccagcagacatggggctctgtatcccttcccacagtccccacatttccatggtttctccatggtgcaggtttccttgcctcactcttgggtggacaatcagttgaaacttcgtccacacacaggacaagattacagtctctacccgctgtgaatggtgtgatatttattcagactgtgtaactggttaaagctctttagtcagtgcattggaacactctcactcaagtgtggcagtgtgttgatgctttttcactcacactgacatttcaaatcttttcaaatcgacagactggacaatcatttctccttctggattcaaagtccgatgatattgaggtcccaaggaacacGATTCTGTCACGCCGAGacatgacgtttgagatttcggcctgtgattcctctttcaatatcctgaaaatgagtttccaaaagtcatcagtgtcagtacaggatagaaattcagaacaatttctatggaacattctttcctctctcattccccaaaagctgtaaatctccatcccacacactctctccccattctcagcaggtctggcagcacctggatggagagaaaagaactgatgtttcagagctttgacaaagggtcatttcgtcaagaaacatcagctcttttctctccttacagatgctgctagacctgctgagattttccagcattttctcccttGGCTTCAGacgccagcatccgcagtaatttgcttttataaggctacagatacctcctcccaagtaacgagcgtgtgcccaagacatcaccacttgtttcccttatttctttagcccccatggtgctctccgcagtaaacacagaggagaagtattcattaaaaatctcacccatctcctgtagctccacacacagatggccatactgatttttaaggggatctattctctctctagccaccgtcttactcttaatatagctatagaacctcttggaattttctttaatcttacctgccagatccatatcataccctctttttgtcctcctgatttccctcctcagtattttcttacactttttacagtcagagtgattcacttgtccccgattgcctaaacccaatgtatgcttccttcttttacctgaccagagcctcaatgtcccttgtctgccagagatccttaaatttaccattctttcccttcatcttaacaggaatatactgcccctggattcttgatatcacacttttaaaacctcccatttgccagtcattcctttcccttcaaacaaactcacctaatcgacatctgctcgatcctgcctaatgcccacaaaagtggccctgctccagtttagggccttgacctgtggacctgtcctatctttttcctgaactattttgaaactattggtgctcccaatagtgctccctgactgacacttcagtcacttgctccacctcatttcttaactgtctaatagaaagtgagtccaggaattgataatgaaaaataaggagctgggagatgaattgaacaagtattttgcctcggtgttcacaatagaggatacagttaaaactcagaaacagctggaaatcagaaaacagaagtgtgggatgaactctgaaaaagcacaattcccagggaagtggtcctcagcaaactgttggagctgtgggctgatgagtcctcgggtcctgctgggcttcattctcgggtcttaacagagtgagatcgttgatgtgttgttcaattttctaaaattccccatcgggcattggataaagggaaaccggtggatgtgctgtactcagatttccagaagacatttgatgaggtgccacatcaaaggttattgcagcaaataaaagttcatgctgtggggataacatattggcgtggatagaagattggctaacagcaaacagtgggcagaaatggatcattttctggttcgAGAGAGCGAGAAACCTggaccaacctttccagagtctgcaccctcactggattcacttcctttcacttcagttgctgcaagtccccaatttcccccagaatgagaaaagaaatggaaagggggttgaagagaaagtgttttactcacagatgtttgagacaggaggaagtttgagtctgtctgaagatcaatcttcattcacacaaagcccacactctgattggctggaagaccagagtccttccggtcctccaactcttcccattggtcaacacctcagcctgaagatcagagggtgggttctcccccgcacatgcgcagcttcccctctccctcgcacatgtgtagtcctgggccggggggagggagagctcactgagcggcttctcgctcttgctggagccgtcagccggttgcctggaaaccttggttcaaggaggtgtagggggaggggaacaatgggtgggggcggggctcctgggtccgcgcgcccgggcctgagaactggaacccggagacgtcaccgcgaagcagagtgattcctattggctgattcaggcaggacactattgtgacgtcacaatgcggaagttgtccaatgagcttcagagtgaaactccctcctctgttcaacatctgggaggaaatcaatgtttccccctttccatttcttttctcattctgggggaagttggggacttgcagcaactgaaggaaatgaagtgaattcggtctgtatattccacacatttttactccagtaatgtagacatttatctgtctggcatcctgcatggaaattttcagctctctgcatccagggcaagaagcagtgagcatggatctgtcaatcacacatgaggacggcctcaaccgggatcttgggttcatgtcacactatctggaacccccacgacttgcctgggcttgcaaaatctcactaactgtcctggctggatacaatacacatctctttaacctgtgcttaaccctctctccactcacattgtctgtacctttaagacttgattacgtttaaagactcgtattccaaccattatcttgtaaattgagtttgtgtctttatatgccctgtttgtgaacagaactcccactcacctgatgaaggggcagtgctctgaaagcttgtggcttgtgctaccaaataaacctgttggattttaacctggtgttgtgagattacttactgtgcttaccccagtccaacaccggcacatctttggactgtggaaggaaaaccggaacatccggaagaaacccacacagacacggggagaatgtagaaactctgcacagacagtgacccgaggctggaattgaacccgggtccctggcgctgttaggcagctgcactaaccactgtgccacatgtcagtgccatcgcccgactccagcccagtctcagctcatctggaaccctcacccattccattgtgacctcacaccctcacccattccattgtgacgtcacaccctcacccattccatggtgacgtcacaccctcacccattccattgtgacgtcacaccctcacccattccattgtgacgtcacaccctcagccattccattgtgacgtcggggcttcactctccgatcacaatccctgccggcctcccacttgcagcctcaatggcggcagtcagcccgggtctaacactacaagctgccgctccatttggtacaaagggggggaaccgggaagttcatttccggggtttgggtttgaacaacatgtttacaaagtctctccacccacccgccacatttatcattccccgcacgccgccctctacctcgtattgatctcgcttccaaactaaaaccggccgtccgtcgccattacccgcagtgatgtggagatgccggcgttggactggggtaaacacagcaacaagtcaaacaacaccaggttaaagtccaacaggtttatctggttcacccgcactgcgcatgcttcaggtcccgcccctcattcattccgattggttggaggaccagccgctcccattcggtcctccagtcccgcccctcattcactccgattggttggaggaccagccgctcccgttcggtcccccagccccgccccctcttcctattggtccggagctgccgtcaatcagtgcccgggcattgtgatgtggagcatgcgcagtgtcattgctgtccttggcgcttgtttgtcccggagaagcggagtcagcgttaggcggtggctgggaggatttggaaacactttgtggatccgcaaacccttcagaatcattgtcagctccctggtttgcagctgcggggcttctccctccctccctccctcccgggaacaggcccaggttaacggccccatcctggctcagccactggaggatggttcacatcagaggatgggggagggggacaataaataagaggttacactttggcctcaaatcaatgaggactctgatctctgggaaggaaggaaaccctgggaggtgggcggggaggattcacaaacacccgctggaggccccaacacccccagtaagacccattggttttattgtcagtctgcagacaggagctggaga of the Mustelus asterias unplaced genomic scaffold, sMusAst1.hap1.1 HAP1_SCAFFOLD_1019, whole genome shotgun sequence genome contains:
- the LOC144487754 gene encoding uncharacterized protein LOC144487754 → MEKPWKCGDCGKGYRAPCLLEAHRRSHTGERLFICPQCEKGFNQFSSLRTHQRVHTGERPFTCSQCGKGFIQSSHLRTHQRVHTGERPFTCSQCGKGFTQLSSLQTHQRVHTGERPFTCSQCGKGFTQLSSLQTHQRVHTGERPFTCSQCGKGFTRLPDLRTHQRVHTGEKPFTCSQCGKGFTRSSTLRTHQPVHTGERPFTCSQCGKGFSVSSRLLRHQRVHE